The following coding sequences lie in one Capnocytophaga stomatis genomic window:
- the mobA gene encoding conjugal transfer protein MobA, which translates to MDNKLQPQKRKLGIVPKIDKAIYRYTISFNQVEHTRFLSLFEQSGMKIKAHFITSVLFSKEIKSVKIDKSVMDFYIKLTELYGQFRAVGVNYNQIVKILYRNFSEKKAAAYLFKLEQQTAQMVAICKEIMAISQQLEQHITEKNTKNGR; encoded by the coding sequence ATGGACAATAAATTACAACCTCAAAAACGAAAATTAGGAATAGTTCCTAAAATAGATAAGGCTATTTACCGGTATACTATCAGTTTCAATCAGGTAGAACATACTCGATTTTTATCTCTTTTCGAACAATCAGGAATGAAAATCAAAGCTCATTTTATCACTTCGGTATTATTTTCCAAAGAAATCAAAAGTGTAAAAATCGATAAATCAGTAATGGATTTTTATATCAAACTCACCGAACTCTATGGACAATTTCGGGCGGTGGGAGTGAATTACAATCAGATAGTAAAGATTTTGTATCGCAATTTTTCCGAAAAGAAAGCCGCTGCCTATCTGTTTAAACTCGAACAACAAACCGCTCAAATGGTGGCTATCTGTAAAGAAATTATGGCTATTTCACAACAATTAGAACAACATATCACTGAAAAAAACACGAAAAATGGTCGCTAA
- a CDS encoding ParA family protein, with amino-acid sequence MKTKNTKFVSFSTQKGGVGKTTFTILVASLLHYRMGYNVVVLDCDYPQYSLSRMREQDLKTVMQNEHFKHIAHKQFSQINKKAYPIITCKPNEAVEKAQSFLAENPFQIDVVLFDMPGTVNTAGVLTVLSQMHHIFSPITADRVVIESTLSFTEVLSNIIAKNTQSAIESVHLFWNQVDGREKSPLYKIYEKVIADLNLPLMNAYISDSKRFRKDGTDNQKWAFRSTLLPADERLMKGCHLDDFITEFIQIVSL; translated from the coding sequence ATGAAGACCAAGAACACTAAATTTGTTAGCTTTTCCACTCAAAAAGGAGGGGTAGGAAAAACCACTTTTACCATACTTGTAGCGAGTTTATTACACTATCGAATGGGATACAATGTAGTCGTTTTGGATTGCGATTATCCGCAGTATAGCCTGAGTCGTATGCGAGAGCAAGACCTCAAAACGGTAATGCAAAACGAACACTTTAAACATATCGCCCACAAGCAATTCAGTCAAATCAACAAAAAAGCCTATCCGATTATTACCTGTAAACCCAATGAGGCCGTTGAAAAGGCACAATCTTTTCTTGCTGAAAATCCTTTTCAGATAGATGTGGTATTGTTTGATATGCCCGGTACGGTAAATACGGCAGGGGTGCTGACAGTGCTTTCACAGATGCACCATATTTTTTCACCCATCACTGCCGACAGGGTGGTCATTGAAAGTACACTGAGCTTTACCGAAGTCCTTTCCAACATTATCGCTAAAAATACCCAAAGTGCCATTGAAAGTGTACATCTGTTTTGGAATCAGGTCGATGGTAGGGAAAAATCGCCTTTGTATAAAATTTACGAAAAGGTAATTGCCGATTTGAACTTACCTCTGATGAATGCCTATATCTCTGATAGTAAGCGTTTTCGTAAAGACGGGACAGACAATCAAAAATGGGCGTTTCGTTCTACTTTATTACCTGCCGATGAACGATTGATGAAAGGTTGTCATTTAGACGATTTTATAACGGAATTCATTCAAATCGTTTCTCTATAA